TCCGGGTGATTGTGATTCAAAATACGTTCACACTCAGGACATTCGCCACAAGGAGCACCGTCTTGGACATTTTGGCAAAATAGGCGCAAGGCAATCCATTCAGCCAGTTCCAACTTACCGGCACCTTTTGGCCCCACAAACAAATAGGATTGGGCCAGTTGCTTGCGGTCAATGATTCGGGCAAATTGGGCGACTAACTTAGGCTGCAACGAATCAATCAAAAACTTAGCCATTAGAAGCGGTGAAAAGATTCAATCGGCAAGACAAAGACGGTGGCGCCGCCGACTTGAACCTCAACTGGATAAGCCATGGAACTGTCTGATGTCGCATCAAGATTAACCGGCGGCGTCATAAACTGTTGCCGGGTCTGCGAGGTTTCCTTGATAATCTTCAACACGTCATCGACCCGTTCATCCGCAACCCCGATGATAAACGTCGTATTCCCCGCCTTCAGAAAGCCGCCCGTGGTGGACAACTTGGTCGCCTGAATGTTGGCATCAATAAATTGACTGCTGAGTAAGTTACTATCTTTATCTTGAACAATTGCGAGAATGAGTTTCATGTGTCTTTTGCCTCCTTGTGAGAGTGAGCGTGAGCCAGCCCGGTTAGAAACCGGAGTGTAAGCGGCCTTGAGCATGATGGCCCGGGCTTAGGCCATTGCGCTCAAGGTCCTTACACGCAGGTTTCTGGGCTGGCGAACGCGTTATGGTGAGCATGCAGCACCATCATCCAAACAACGATGGGAATCGCTTCGTAATCGCCGTCTCTGCTGCCGTGATGACGAACGCAAGCGGCTGAGTGGCATCAACCGTGACAATTCGCGTTGGATTATCCGCCACCAACTTCATATAAGCCGAATGAACGCGTTCGTGAAAGGCTAGGCTTTCCTGATCGAGTCGGTCATATTGGCGCTCATGTTGATGGGCCGCAATCCGATCCAAACCGATCTGCACCGGCACGTCTAAGTAAATCGTTAAATCCGGCTCAAGCCCGGCTGTTGCAAACTGATTCATTTGCAAAACCGCCTGTGTACCGATTTGCCGACCACCGCCTTGATAGGCAACGGAGCTATCGACAAACCGGTCACAGATAACAATATCACCTTGTGCAAGCGCCGGTTTGATCACCTCGACCAAATGCTGTCGTCTAGAAGCCGCATAGAGTAATGCTTCGGTACGCGCATCCATCTCTGTATTAGCTGGATCAAGGATCACGTCACGAATCTTTTCGGAAATCTTGGCGCCTCCGGGTTCTCTGGTGAGATGCAAAGCGGCCTGTGATTGCGACTTAAGCCTTGGAATTAATGCTTGCAAGACACTGGTTTTTCCTGCACCATCCGGGCCTTCAAATGTGATAAACGTCCCTGTCACGATATGCTGCTCCTTTTTTAGAATTAAGTCTATTTTACTTGATATGTTTCACAATTAAAAATTTATCTGCGCCGGTGAACATTCAAAACGCCCCAACGATGATACTGAAAAAAGAAAAACGGCCATGGTCGATCTTATCGTGCGATCATCACCATTTGCCGTCAATCGAAAAGCTATATTCAGTGAATCAGAATCATCTTATGGTCTATTTAACATGGTACGCGGTCCATAACTAAGTCGGCGCTTTTACAAATCCCTAAACTCCGCAATCTGCTCGGCAGCGACCTTAGCAACAACCTCACCTTTGATCTTACGAGTGCGCGCCTCGCGGTAGAGAAAATCAAACAAGGCAGCTTCAAGCGCCACCTGTGATTTCGTCTCTTCGTCGACTTCGCGGAAAGTCGCAACAAGTTTGCGCTGAGCTGCCATCTGGTCACGAACTCGGTAAACAAGCATCATGAGTTCTTCGTCTTTTTCCTCTTTGACCTTGATCCGCTTGCGTCCAAACATTACAGTTCAGTCCTTCCTTCAACGGCCTTCATTAACGTCATTTGATCGGCATATTCAATGTCACTGCCGACTGCCAGCCCGTGGGCAAGCCGGGTCACCTTGATGCCGGCCGGTTTGATGAGTCGCGCAAGGTATTGCGCGGTGGCTTCCCCTTCAGGCGTTGCGTTCGTCGCAATAATCACTTCTTTGACAGCCGTGTTCGTCTTCAAGCGCTTCAACAGACTTTCAATGTTCAGGTCTTCCGGTCCCCGGCCTTCAATCGGCGAAAGCACCCCATGAAGAACGTGGTAGAGGCCGTGATAATCCTGAGCCCGATCAATGCTCATCACATCTTTAGGCTGCTCAACGACCAGAATCGTACTTTGATCGCGGCTTTTATCCCGACAGATCGAACAAGGATCTTCATCGGTAATATTGCCGCAAATCGAGCAATAATGCAGGTCTTCTTTAGCTGCCACCAGACTTTTGGCAAAAGCCGTCACATCATCCTTGTCCATATCAATCGTGTAAAAAGCCAGTCGGGTGGCTGTCTTCGCTCCGATGCCGGGCAAACGCATGTAACTGTCAATCAATTTACTGATTGGTTCCGGATATTGCATAGTCATCCCTCTTGCTGAAAACGTTCAAAACATTATGTGGCTGCAGTCGTCATCCTACCAAGTTGGATAGACTGGCGCGGCACGCTACATCGGCAAGCCGCGGGTATATTTACCTAACTTGTCCTGAGTTTGCTTATCAATTTCACTCATCGCATGATTAACTGCCTCGAGGATCAAATCCTGCAACATATCAGGATCGTCAGGATCAATGGCTTCCGGCTTGATCTGAATATCTTTCATAACCTTTTCACCGGTGAATTTAACGATGACCATATCAGACGCTGACTTGCCCTCGAATTCCGTTGCATAAAGTTCCTTCTGTGCCGCCTGCATTTCCTTTTGCATCTTTTGCATTTGGCGCATCATACCTTGCATATTGCCCATTCCACGCATATTTGATCATCCTTTTCTAATCGTTTTTAATCGTCACATTAGGCGCATCTTTGCCAAAAAGTTCAGTCATCTTGTTAACAACCGGTGGCGTTTTTGGCTTGGTGTCGGCGCTTTTTCCTTTTGCCGCCGGTGCTTTAAGTTCCTGAATATAATCCTTACGAATCGTTGGCCAGACATCGCTTTGAACCAGCACGATCTTAGGCTGCTTGCCGGTCAGCTTCTGTAAGCCGTTTTCCAACTCGGTCATCAATGCGGCATCATTCATGGCGCGTTCAACCAAAATATCGTAATCAAAGCTGACAATCACGCCGTCAGGACTGGCGGCGACCGGCTCGCTGACTTTCATCATGGCGCGTTTGGTGATGCTCAACATCCCCAGTAAATCCGGCCAGACGTCCTTCAGATTAGTCAGATCCTGCTTCGTAGCCGCACCAAGAATCGGATAAATGGCCTTGCGGTTGACATGGCTGGCTTTGGCCTTCACATGCTTCCGCGTTCGGGTTGGCGGTGGTACTGTGCCGCCATTTGCCTCAACCCGTTTGAGTTGATCACTCAACTGTTTGACCTTAGCCGAAAGCTGGTCCAGTTTCGGCGAGTCGGCCGGCTCCGCAGCCACGGGGGCAGCAGCAGGCGCGGCGGTTTCACTTAGCCGAACTGTGGCCACTTCCAGATAAATTTCCGGATGATTGGTCATTCGTAGCTGTTGCTGCGTATTGTTCAACACATCAATCATGTGATAAATCTGCGCCGGCTTGAAATTTTCACTTAAAATTTTGAACTGATCGTCTAGCAGACTCTTTTCCAAGTCTCCTAGTAAGGATGGTGCCTGTTGATTGACCAGCAAGTCGCGTAAATATTCGATCAAGTCTTCAATGAGTCGGCCAGCATCTTTACCGGCCGCCAGCAAATCCTCGATCATTTTCAACGCCTGGGCATGATCTTTGGCGAGCACTGCTGCCAGATACTTGCCGAGAACCGCGGTTGTCACGCCACCGGTGACATCCAAGGCATCCTCGGTGGTGACATGATTATCGCCAAAACTCAGTACCTGATCCAAAATGGACAAGGCATCGCGCATCCCGCCTTCAGCCGCCTTGGCGATGACCTTGAGCGCGGCGTCATCATAGGTGATTTTTTTGTCATCCAGGATGAAGCGCATCCGTTTGACAATGTCTTCCGGCGTAATGCGGCGAAAATCAAAGCGTTGTGTTCGGGAAATAATCGTTGCCGGAATTTTATGCGGTTCGGTGGTCGCCAGAATGAAGACCACGTGTGCCGGTGGTTCCTCTAACGTTTTCAGCAAAGCATTGAAGGCACCGCTTGAAAGCATGTGCACTTCATCAATGATATAAACCTTAACGCGCGCACGGGTCGGCGCATACTTCGCTTTGTCCCGAATATCACGGATTTCATCGACCCCGTTATTAGAGGCCGCATCGATTTCAATCACATCAGTCAGACTGCCATCATTAATCGCCTGACAGATTTCACAGGTATTATCCGGCTCGCCATCTTTCAGGTTCAGACAGTTCAATGCCTTCGCCAAGATCTTGGCAACGGACGTTTTCCCAGTGCCGCGCGGGCCGGTAAAAAGATAGGCGTGACTTGTCTGTCCGGTGATCAACGCATTCTTCAGCGTCTTGGTAATCGCATCTTGGCCAATGACATGTTTAAACTGTTGCGGGCGCCAGACCCGATACAACGCTTGATAACTCACCTTAACGCCCCTTTCAACCTGTTGCAGATGCCACAGGTTCACTTAAACGATTTGTTGACTATTGACGTCTACCCTCATCGTGACAGACGTCAAAATCTCATTTTAGTTTACCATAGCTCGGAACAAATTTGCCTGACATGATGACAACAAAAACGGCCGCTTCGTGATGAAAGCGACCGGTCAATTTCTCAATAACAAAAGGCACATGACGAGCTTACCTTAGTGCTGCTTCCTTCCGGACCTGACACAATTTGGAAAGTCACCATTGCCTTAAGGCCTTGCGGCAAAAACCATTATACCTGATTTTCACGCGTTTGACCAGCCTGTTTAGCGGCTTTTCGTTTTGCGCGAATGGTTCGGAAAAAACTTTGCAGCAGTTCGGCGCTGGCCGCGGCTTTAATCCCGCCAACGACCGCAACTTGATGGTTAAACCGCGAATCTTCCAGCAGGTTGTAAAAAGTGCCGGCAACACCTGCCTTAGGATCGGTTGCGCCAAAATAGCACGTGGCAATCCGGGCATTGATCATCGCGCCGGCACACATGGGACAAGGCTCCAGTGTGACAAATAATTGGCAATCTTCCAGGCGCCAGGTGCCAAGTTTGCGACAGGCTGCCTGAATGGCGATGATCTCGGCGTGTTGCGTGGCATCTTGAGAAGTCTCGCGCAGGTTGTGACCCCGGCCGACAATCTGGCCTTCGTGAACAACCACAGCGCCAATCGGCACCTCGCCAATCGCAGCGGCTTTTCTGGCCTCGGCTAGTGCGGCCTCCATATATTGGTTGATGTTTGATTCTTCGATCGCTGTCACGCGAAACCTGCCTCCGTTTTTATCGAAGGCTCAAGCGCCGTGCCAAACTCCACGATTTCCGGCCAGCTGGGGCTGGAACGTGGTGGGCACGACTTTGAGCCTCAGCAAAACCGGCTGAGTCTCAAAGCTCGGCCTTGTTGTAGGCGGGGCAAAAACCGCCCCACCAACAACAATTTCACCACTGAGCCCCAGCTGGCCTCCAATCGTTCCGCTTTGGCACTATGTTCTTATTCCAAAGTCCAAAACTAACTGTTAAATCGAAAAGCGATCGCATATTCCAAAATATAAGTTGGAAACACGATCGTCTTCATTTCTTATTTTCTGATATACAATCCTAATTTGGCTACAACAACTGCCGGTTAGGCCAACTATCGATTCAAAGCGCTCTTCAACCGATCAAGCGCGGCCATGCCTTGTTCGCGTGCCGACCCGGCGTATTCGCTGGCGCTGTCTTTGAGGCTGCGTAGCTTGTCGCTGACCCGGAGCAGACTGGCAACGTCTTCGTCACTCAGTTTATCCAGAATGCCCTGAACCCGATCGCTGTCACCGAAAATCTTCTTCACAAAGCCTTCAACCTGCTTGCGTTGTTGCCTGCGTTCAAAATATTCCGTCAGATTTTTGGCACAAACAAACGCACCGGTTGCAAGGACAGCCGCCGCAATGGCACCTGCTGCTAAGTACTTCGATTTTGTCATCTAAATCTGCTCCTTTCTATCCTTACTACGAGTTTACCACGTCAAGTATTGAAACTGTTATTGACTCGCCTTGAGAATGTAATAACCATGCTCTTTTTTAATGACTTCCGCCGTTTTATAAGTCGCTTTCATTAGCTTCAAGGCTGATGGCGTACCTTGTTTCTTTTGGATCACCGCATATAACTGGCCACCAGGCAATAAATGCTCGGCTGCTCCGGCGAGAATCCCGGAAACAATTGCCTTACCGGCTCGAAT
Above is a window of Lacticaseibacillus casei DSM 20011 = JCM 1134 = ATCC 393 DNA encoding:
- a CDS encoding cyclic-di-AMP receptor, which produces MKLILAIVQDKDSNLLSSQFIDANIQATKLSTTGGFLKAGNTTFIIGVADERVDDVLKIIKETSQTRQQFMTPPVNLDATSDSSMAYPVEVQVGGATVFVLPIESFHRF
- the tmk gene encoding dTMP kinase produces the protein MTGTFITFEGPDGAGKTSVLQALIPRLKSQSQAALHLTREPGGAKISEKIRDVILDPANTEMDARTEALLYAASRRQHLVEVIKPALAQGDIVICDRFVDSSVAYQGGGRQIGTQAVLQMNQFATAGLEPDLTIYLDVPVQIGLDRIAAHQHERQYDRLDQESLAFHERVHSAYMKLVADNPTRIVTVDATQPLAFVITAAETAITKRFPSLFG
- a CDS encoding YaaL family protein, with translation MFGRKRIKVKEEKDEELMMLVYRVRDQMAAQRKLVATFREVDEETKSQVALEAALFDFLYREARTRKIKGEVVAKVAAEQIAEFRDL
- the recR gene encoding recombination mediator RecR, which produces MQYPEPISKLIDSYMRLPGIGAKTATRLAFYTIDMDKDDVTAFAKSLVAAKEDLHYCSICGNITDEDPCSICRDKSRDQSTILVVEQPKDVMSIDRAQDYHGLYHVLHGVLSPIEGRGPEDLNIESLLKRLKTNTAVKEVIIATNATPEGEATAQYLARLIKPAGIKVTRLAHGLAVGSDIEYADQMTLMKAVEGRTEL
- a CDS encoding YbaB/EbfC family nucleoid-associated protein; translated protein: MRGMGNMQGMMRQMQKMQKEMQAAQKELYATEFEGKSASDMVIVKFTGEKVMKDIQIKPEAIDPDDPDMLQDLILEAVNHAMSEIDKQTQDKLGKYTRGLPM
- the dnaX gene encoding DNA polymerase III subunit gamma/tau — its product is MSYQALYRVWRPQQFKHVIGQDAITKTLKNALITGQTSHAYLFTGPRGTGKTSVAKILAKALNCLNLKDGEPDNTCEICQAINDGSLTDVIEIDAASNNGVDEIRDIRDKAKYAPTRARVKVYIIDEVHMLSSGAFNALLKTLEEPPAHVVFILATTEPHKIPATIISRTQRFDFRRITPEDIVKRMRFILDDKKITYDDAALKVIAKAAEGGMRDALSILDQVLSFGDNHVTTEDALDVTGGVTTAVLGKYLAAVLAKDHAQALKMIEDLLAAGKDAGRLIEDLIEYLRDLLVNQQAPSLLGDLEKSLLDDQFKILSENFKPAQIYHMIDVLNNTQQQLRMTNHPEIYLEVATVRLSETAAPAAAPVAAEPADSPKLDQLSAKVKQLSDQLKRVEANGGTVPPPTRTRKHVKAKASHVNRKAIYPILGAATKQDLTNLKDVWPDLLGMLSITKRAMMKVSEPVAASPDGVIVSFDYDILVERAMNDAALMTELENGLQKLTGKQPKIVLVQSDVWPTIRKDYIQELKAPAAKGKSADTKPKTPPVVNKMTELFGKDAPNVTIKND
- the tadA gene encoding tRNA adenosine(34) deaminase TadA; the encoded protein is MEESNINQYMEAALAEARKAAAIGEVPIGAVVVHEGQIVGRGHNLRETSQDATQHAEIIAIQAACRKLGTWRLEDCQLFVTLEPCPMCAGAMINARIATCYFGATDPKAGVAGTFYNLLEDSRFNHQVAVVGGIKAAASAELLQSFFRTIRAKRKAAKQAGQTRENQV